TGCAAAAAGATTTGTCGTTGGTGGAACCAATTAAGAAGTCCATTGAAGAAGACAGATCTAAGATTGCTGAAATGAAAGAAGAACTGAATGCTATGAATCCAAAGGAATTATCAAGTCAATTCGATGAAGCtcaaaaacaattaaatgcATTACATGAAAAGACCCAGGGTGTCTACGATAAGAGAAATACCTTATTTAATAAGAGaagtttattatataataagaGAGATGAAATTTACCAACAAATTAGAAAGATTAGACAAGATTTCGATAACGAATTTAAAGCATTCAGATCAAAGcttgaaaatgaaagattaaagagagaagaagatgaaaaattgtCCAAGATcatagaagaaaaagaagaaaaattatccaAGTTACAggataaattattacatGCTAAGCAACCAGCTTTCACCTTCGAAATTGAAGCCATTGAAAACTCTTTGACTGTCTTAGACCCATCATATGTTAAGCCAAAGAAAGAGATTTTTGAACAAGAAAGCTCTTTAGCTACTTCTGCTCCAGTTAGAAAGgttgaaaatgatttagTTCCAAttaagaaagaaaatgatgatattttctACAACACTGTACCATCTAAGTCTAAGAAattcaagaaaaagaaCCAAAACAAGCAAGCTCAAGCTGCTACACTTTCGGCCGATGGTAAATTCTCCTTAGAACCAACTTTAATTGCCACTTTAGCTGAATTAGATGTTACTGTACCAATCTCCCAAGATGATGTTTCTAAAACTATTGAAcaattaaagaagaagcaCGAAGATTTTGTTGCCAGACAAGATGAACaaactgaaaaaatattgctGCTGCAGAAAAGGATATTGCTGCTATTGAACTTTCCTACAAAGAAAAGGAAGAAGCAATCAAGAAGGAATTGGAAGAAAAGAGAGCTGCTGAACAAGCTGAAAAGGAAATTGAAGCAGCTTCAGCTTAATATTTCATGGCTATTTAATATGTTTAACCTTTTCTCGCATGCATTCCATGTTGCTTAACACTTATTCAAAGGTGATTGTCTACCAATTTATTTAGATATTGATTATAGGAAAAGGAACATcaagaaaattttaagtGCTCTCGATGTATACATTTCCATTATATAgtgtaaataatttaatatcttgtaattaaaatcaattttattaacttgtcaatttttcttcacTAACGATGACTTAAACAATGATTTAACGTTTAGTGctaaaataatttaacgAAGCAAAATTTCagtaaaaaatatgaaaaattataaaacatATGTAGAACTATAACATGGTATTAAGTTCAATGTATTCATTCAGtcatttatttaaagattaaaaaacattaatGGTACATGctaaattatttacaataaCTAGAGGGAAATAAACCCTTAATTCCATTTAATTCACCAAATGTCCAACCGCTACCATCATCTCCTTTAATGACCGTAATGGTATCTCCCACAGAAATACTGATTTCATCATCACCTTGTGCTTCATAATCATATAGAGCTTGTACCTTTCTTGTTGTGGTAGTCTTCCTCCTCGATGGTGGTGCAACTGGCGCAGGACCTCTACTTTCTTGAGTTTTGATTTCCACGTAAGAAGTTGGAACCAATCCTTCTTCCCCagttgtattattttttattctaGTCCAACCCGAACCAGTGTCAGCCTGAACTAAAGATATGGAGTCTCCTACATCAATCGAGATCTCATCTGCATCttgtttattatattgataCAAGActttattagaatttgaagatgaGCTGCTTTTAATTACTGCTTGAGGGGCTTTAATTGAGGTTGTATCCGTTGTATAGGTTGATGTTGAATCGTCGTTTTCGgaaatattagaaattcCATTATCGTGATCTTCGTTAGAGTGAACCGATTTATGACTTAATCCACTAAACAAAGAAAGATGACCTTTAGAGCTTTTTGAGTGACTTCTTGAGACCAAAGAAGGCGAATCATTACTTAATAAACCTCCAGttaaacttttaaaaaatgttcCTCTCTTCTTTTGTGAGGaaacatttatattatctatagataaatcaaattcGGAAGGAGTATTGTTTTGAATACTTTCCATTTCAACTTCTgcttttaatttcaatgtttCATGACTAGTGAATGGAGCCAtaacatttaaataatttttcaatactTCATACAATTCTTGGCCTTGGTTTTCACCTTCCTCACttttgattttcttttttgagCATTTAACTTTGACAATTGTGATAATTCTGTTTTGCTTGGTCATCATGAGTATTGAAGTCTTTTTAGCTCTAGCTAATTTAAGTCTCAGGTCATTTGCTTCGACTTCAGATGGAACAGAGAATTTCTCATCATCATGCCAAACTTGAGAAGGTTTGTAAACATAATCAGCTGGCTCCTTCCATAACCTAACATTATGT
The sequence above is drawn from the Tetrapisispora phaffii CBS 4417 chromosome 2, complete genome genome and encodes:
- the BZZ1 gene encoding Bzz1p (similar to Saccharomyces cerevisiae BZZ1 (YHR114W); ancestral locus Anc_2.159), with the translated sequence MSTVQLSIGNELKDSYKNTHSWVQNNIKWLRELETFYKKRAEIEREYSLKLSQLTSEYFNKKSASTVGLSVGDTPSTTPGSIEAATVVTWNEILTQTELVSKDHGKLGQQFESQVAAQIAGLFGKCDITLTKIEAFQNEITQKKTSSVQELEKGKKDYDASCVAMENARNKNTKSPGTKNQNKLNEKEAEMNISKNSYLIKINQSNRIKDKYYFQDVPECLDLLQDLNESRILLLNDIWRKASSYERTLAATVQNRMDASDSVVTQNKPHLSTAMFIKHNVRLWKEPADYVYKPSQVWHDDEKFSVPSEVEANDLRLKLARAKKTSILMMTKQNRIITIVKVKCSKKKIKSEEGENQGQELYEVLKNYLNVMAPFTSHETLKLKAEVEMESIQNNTPSEFDLSIDNINVSSQKKRGTFFKSLTGGLLSNDSPSLVSRSHSKSSKGHLSLFSGLSHKSVHSNEDHDNGISNISENDDSTSTYTTDTTSIKAPQAVIKSSSSSNSNKVLYQYNKQDADEISIDVGDSISLVQADTGSGWTRIKNNTTGEEGLVPTSYVEIKTQESRGPAPVAPPSRRKTTTTRKVQALYDYEAQGDDEISISVGDTITVIKGDDGSGWTFGELNGIKGLFPSSYCK
- the TPHA0B02880 gene encoding uncharacterized protein (similar to Saccharomyces cerevisiae BFR1 (YOR198C); ancestral locus Anc_8.609) → MSAESTHNKNNNNKIKRPDVAVRDRKLDTLNVQLKKIDNEIAILKKQIDQTQVNDVQQDERNKLNTKTKEIIKTQAELKTKRNAIFENIKLLDSQIKRKTAEIDEKLGSSSAAKKNKSRYNSAADIKLRLVEIDEAISSGELSLVEEKLLVKESQQLNKLQKDLSLVEPIKKSIEEDRSKIAEMKEELNAMNPKELSSQFDEAQKQLNALHEKTQGVYDKRNTLFNKRSLLYNKRDEIYQQIRKIRQDFDNEFKAFRSKLENERLKREEDEKLSKIIEEKEEKLSKLQDKLLHAKQPAFTFEIEAIENSLTVLDPSYVKPKKEIFEQESSLATSAPVRKVENDLVPIKKENDDIFYNTVPSKSKKFKKKNQNKQAQAATLSADGKFSLEPTLIATLAELDVTVPISQDDVSKTIEQLKKKHEDFVARQDEQTEKILLLQKRILLLLNFPTKKRKKQSRRNWKKRELLNKLKRKLKQLQLNISWLFNMFNLFSHAFHVA